From Sceloporus undulatus isolate JIND9_A2432 ecotype Alabama chromosome 6, SceUnd_v1.1, whole genome shotgun sequence, one genomic window encodes:
- the ANP32A gene encoding acidic leucine-rich nuclear phosphoprotein 32 family member A, with the protein MDMKKRIHLELRNRTPSDVKELVLDNSRSNEGKIEGLTDEFEELEFLSTINVGLTSVANLPKLNKLKKLELSDNRISGGLEVLAEKCPNLTHLNLSGNKIKDLSTIEPLEKLENLKSLDLFNCEVTNLNDYRDNVFKLLPQLTYLDGYDRDDKEAPDSDAEGYVEGLDDDEEEEDEEEYDEDAQVVEDDEEEDEEEEGEEEDVSGEEEEDEEGYNDGEVDDEEEDEEATEEERGEKRKREADDEGDDDD; encoded by the exons GTTAAAGAGCTTGTTCTTGACAACAGTAGGTCAAACGAAGGCAAAATCGAAGGCCTCACAGATGAATTTGAAGAGCTGGAGTTCTTAAGTACAATCAACGTAGGCCTCACCTCAGTTGCAAACTTACCAAAGTTAAACAAACTTAAGAAG CTGGAGTTAAGTGACAACAGAATCTCAGGAGGACTGGAAGTCTTGGCAGAAAAATGTCCGAACCTCACACACCTAAACCTAAGTGGCAACAAAATAAAGGATCTCAGTACAATAGAGCCTCTG GAAAAGTTAGAAAACCTGAAAAGTTTAGATCTTTTCAACTGTGAGGTAACTAACTTGAATGACTACAGAGACAACGTCTTCAAACTCCTCCCGCAACTCACATACCTGGATGGCTATGACCGAGACGACAAAGAGGCGCCAGACTCAGACGCTGAGGGCTACGTGGAAGGCCTCGATGacgatgaggaagaggaagatg AAGAGGAGTATGACGAAGATGCCCAGGTAGTAGAAGATGACGAagaagaggacgaggaggaggaaggcgaagAGGAGGATGTCAGTGGCGAAGAGGAG GAGGATGAAGAAGGCTATAATGATGGAGAGGTagatgatgaagaggaggatgaagaagctaCTG aggaagaaagaggggaaaagagaaaacgAGAGGCTGACGACGAAGGAGATGACGACGATTAA